A stretch of the Oncorhynchus clarkii lewisi isolate Uvic-CL-2024 unplaced genomic scaffold, UVic_Ocla_1.0 unplaced_contig_456_pilon_pilon, whole genome shotgun sequence genome encodes the following:
- the LOC139395717 gene encoding zinc finger protein ZFP2-like, translated as MSSLSYSPPDKEDAEEEGLWLNIVVKEEKEEEDVTVKKQVEVESVPVKEDVTVKEEEDVTVKEEGEEQEANAGEEGEMTVTLKEDDEEETEDLIKTREGPDSHSDSGKSPSVEPDPETPKPGRQHHCSQCEKRFSQSGDLKRHERTHTGEKPFQCSQCGKCFNRLSNLKAHERIHTHYFQCSQCGKRFACLSRLKRHERTHTGGNPFQCSQCGKRFTHLRSLTTHERTHTRENPFQCSQCGKHFTRLKSLTTHERTHTGEKPFQCSQCGKRFTRLRSLEEHERIHTGENPFQCSQCGKRFTRLRSLEEHERTHTGEKPFRCSQCGKRFTRLSSLKKHEKIHTGEKPYQCSLCGKSFTNLRHLNKHASTKTPKPGRQHHCSQCEKRFSLSWDLKRHERTHTGERPFQCSQCGKSFTLLGNLREHKIIHSGEKPFNCSQCGKSFAWLRSLKEHERIHTGEKPFQCSQCGKSFINLRHLNKHAIIHTQEEKTYHCSHCGKTFSQSEDLKSHERIETLCSDLCF; from the exons ATGAGTTCACTGAGCTACTCTCCTCCTGATAAAGAAGATGCGGAGGAAGAGGGTCTGtggctgaacattgtcgtgaaagaggagaaagaagaggaggatgtcacCGTTAAAAAACAAGTAGAGGTTGAGTCTGTTccggttaaagaggatgttacagtgaaagaggaggaggatgttacagtgaaagaagagggggaagagcaAGAGGCGAatgcaggagaggagggggagatgactgtcacGTTGAAAGAAGACGacgaggaggagacagaagatcTGATTAAGACCA GGGAGGGACCAGACTCCCACTCTGACAGCGGAAAGAGTCCTTCAGtggaaccagacccagagacgcCCAAACCAGGGAGACaacaccactgctcccaatgtgaaAAGAGATTTTCCCAATCAGGGGACCTAAAacggcatgagaggacacacacaggggaaaagcctttccaatgttcccagtgtggaaagtgttttaaCCGCTTAAGCAACCTGAAGGCGCATGAGAggatacacacacattatttccaatgttcccagtgtgggaaGCGTTTTGCCTGCTTAAGCAGGCTGAAgaggcatgagaggacacacacagggggaaatcctttccaatgttcccagtgtggaaagcgtTTTACCCACTTAAGGAGCCTGACGacgcatgagaggacacacacaaggGAAAatcctttccaatgttcccagtgtggaaagcatTTTACCCGCTTAAAGAGCCTGACGacgcatgagaggacacacacaggggaaaagcctttccaatgttcccaatGTGGGAAGCGTTTTACCCGCTTAAGGAGCCTGGAGGAGCATGAGAggatacacacaggggaaaatcctttccaatgttcccagtgtggaaagcgtTTTACCCGCTTAAGGAGCCTGGAggagcatgagaggacacacacaggggaaaagcctTTCCGATGTTCCCAGTGTGGGAAGCGTTTTACCCGCTTAAGTAGCCTGAAGAAGCATGAAAAgatacacacaggggaaaagccCTACCAAtgctccctgtgtggaaagagttttaccaacTTAAGACATCTGAATAAGCATGCATCTACCA agacaccCAAACCAGGGAGACaacaccactgctcccaatgtgaaAAGAGATTTTCCCTATCATGGGACCTAAAacggcatgagaggacacacacaggagaaaggcctttccaatgttcccagtgtggaaagagttttactttGTTAGGAAACCTCAGGGAGCATAAGATAATACACTCTGGAGAGAAACCGTTCaactgttcccagtgtggaaagagtttcgcCTGGTTAAGGAGCCTGAAGGAGCATGAGAggatacacacaggggaaaagcctttccaatgttcccagtgtggaaagagttttatcaATTTAAGACATCTGAATAAGCATGCAATAATacatacacaggaggagaagacataccactgctctcattgtggaaagacattttcccagtcagaggacctgaaatcacatgagagaatAGAGACGCTGTGTTCTGACTTGTGTTTTTGA